Part of the Ornithodoros turicata isolate Travis chromosome 6, ASM3712646v1, whole genome shotgun sequence genome, AGGAACAACTGGAAAAGGTACCTTCCCAGGACGAACACCCTCTGGCTGTATTACGTGGCATCGCAACTGAAGACGAAGGTTTTTAAGGGCAATCCCGACAGGGACAAATATCAGAAGAGGCTGCAGAAATGGCTACAGCAACTGTTCGAGGAGACCTCGGCCACGAGTTTTGTCGAAAAGCTCCTCCGATCTAAGACAAATTTTCGGTAAAGGATACCCGAAATAATTTGTCCTCGTCGACTATAATGTACTACTATTTAATAAATCATTATTTATGTTACGTTTATTTAATACGGATATAATCAGGGTTGTTAAAGCCACTGTTAAAAAAGGCTCCAACTGTCGAAGGTTCTATGGATCTAGGCCCAAAAGGTCACAAGTTCTAAGGGTCTGTCACAAGTTCGTGATTCCGGCGTATTTTGGGAAGTTTGAAAACGTGTGTTATGTAGCCAAAAGTACTGCAGTCGTCTTTTTACACGAAGTACTTTGTCTAGACGACGAAATGACAGTTCTCCTGTGAAAGAGCAGTTAGTGTTTATGTCTGGGGACGGAACATTGAGGAGGGCAATGAATCCCTGCCAGTGTGTTCCCGGGCGTAAAGTGACACCACCGAGTGTGCGTGCGTGTGGAATTCCTGCTCCCCGGggccgaagaaaaagtacagaACGCGCCAAATAAGCAGTGGACCAAGAAACGCCGGTCATTGTTTGGAAACAAGCGCGTGTGGAAGAGTCAGTCCACGAGGGGATACGTTGCCCAGTTCCTCTGTTTGGTAGCGTCGTGCAAGACACCGCAGAGACCACAGACCCGTGCCACGTGACCCGACTTGTCCCAGCAATGTTCTCACAACGGACATTCGGGCCTTCTGCGCAAAGCAGCGAAGACTTGGAAATTATCTGTTATCCCGTTATAACAGTTATTAAGGTCATTTCTACATAAATTATGTTCTGGATTCTTAATTAATTCTGGATAAACGACTGCCCGCGAGATATGCGAGGCATCCCACATCGCGCATCCGGGGGAAGAGCGGTGCGTAAGCACTCCGTTGCACCACTaagtcgcgttactctcaaaccattAGTCTCCGTGCGCctcttagcctcgttcccagcgacgacacaacagggggggactgccaaaatcgctctttccattgggatgaatactggtggccgccgtctttaatgagtatgactgacgattACTTCAACGttccatataactagtcatcAGGTAAACACTTGActagcgtatcaacgttcgaaagttcaaggaaaaagaagagtgcttgcttccgcgtgcgatatgcacagttgGTCACATGCTTGCCGATGCGATATCTGTTCAACACCGGTTCCCTAGCCAGAGAAAATGAACGGGCACCCGAATGAACAAGAATGggcacgaaaatgaacgaaaacacacactggaaaatgaaggaactctgcaaacggcagtccacacgtgcacagttcctgtgactaccacggggtggcagcactaatatggcggcgcccattccttggATCGCGTTGTTGTGTATAGTATACCTGGGGCACCATAGAAGCTGATATGAAGTGCCCTTGACATCTTATTGCCTTCACCTGCCCACATTTCAGTACTTAAACGTGTTACTGTCAAATAAACATTCAGTTGCGAGTTAGCAGTTTTCTCTGTTCCCACTATTCGTCCTTGTCCCTGCTTCTACCTCGGCTGCTCTTTCCTTCAACAAAATGCCTGTATAGCTCCTAGGTCCCATGGGCCGATGACCCCAGGAGCCAATAACACTATGGGAACATGACCTTGTGGGCCAATCACGCGCGATACCCCAGGGCCCTTGAAGCGTACGACCCTCGGAGCCTGCTACGCCCAAATGCCCGGCGACCCTTGAAGTCTGCTACCCTTGTAGCACACAAACCATGCATAGCTCTTGGGTCCCATGACCCCAGGAGCCAATAACACTATGGGCATATGACATAAAAACATTCAACTTGCGACAAGTTGGCTTTCTCAGATGCTGTCAgtgcggtgctctagaggatctggagcacattcttcttcattgcccacataCCAACCTTCCCCGAAACGAACTCTCGGGGTCTCTTATTCAGCTGGACTGTCACCCCTTCGCCCTATCAAAATTGCTCGATcactggccgaatccagcccaccaacgctcagCGCTCAAAGCACTTTTAACTTTTCTGGACACAATctgacttcgatccttattgtgaaggggctcattattttattccccataTCAACACCATGCGTACCATGCATAGCTCTTAGGTCCCATGGGCCGATGACCCCAGGATGGGCATATCACCTTGTCGGCCAATCACGCGCGATGTAGCCCCCACAGCCCCTGGAACGTACGACCCTCGGCGCCTGCAACACCTAGTGCTATCGGCTCAAGGCCCCGCGACCCTTGTACCATACAAGCCATGCATGCCTCTTAGACCACAAGGCACGATGACCCCCAATAACATTATGGGCATATGACCTTATGGGCCAATTACACTATAGCCCTCGCAGCCCTTGGTGCGCACGGCCCTCGGAGCCCAAGAACACGCGTCCCTTGCAGACTGTGACGTGAAGAGCCTCCGGCCCTTGAATCCTGCGACACTTAGAGCCAGCAACCCATAGAGCGTACGCATATGCAGGAACTATCATAATGTCGAATCGTCGTCGTCCGTAGAATATCGATCATAGAATCTCTGGGGATGCCAAAAACTATTCGTATCGTCCGAAATTCGTGTGAAAAGAATTTAACCAAATACAataattgaggcaagaaaacaGGCAGTTTTCTGGCCAACGCTGCCGAAATTCGCAAAGGCCCACCACGGAGCATGCGACAGTGCCGTAAGGCAAGCTTCACCTACAGCacacaggcgttaggtgaagccgacttgcggaacgGTGACGCCTATTGTTGTCAGAGGAGTATGTTCCCCCTACGTGTTTGGGACAGTGGCGAATTCAagagggggggggcgatcgccccccccaaaccgagggtctgaaTCCGCCCCTGGTTTGGGATATCGACGACTCGCCGTCTCCCAGCGCAGTCGTCAAACTCGGAACTAATCAAGGCGATTGCGGTCCTTTCGTCCGTATACAGTGACGAAATATCGCTTTGGCAAATAGCAGTCGATGCTATCAGGTGAAAATGGACGACTAgaatcatgattaaaagcgttaaaaccccagtgccagggagctaaaaagacagacacagacacattgCACTCCCCGGCACTGGAGTTTTAACGCTTATAATCATGATTCTAGAAAACCGAACAGCACCCTTTTTAACCCTTTTTCGAAGACTACCCGTCAAGAAAGCATCAACAACTTTTTCTGGCCTAGCAGTGCTTAATAACGGTGACTTTTGAAGCAAAATTCgctttttcggactgctcgattattctgACTTTTGCGCAATCCCCGCAGAGTCCGAAAAGTTGGACAGCGGCTCTACTTGTTCCTTACTTAAATCCTCTCGTCATGTATCAATCcactgaaaacgaaaacagatAAAGGAGGGCATCCGAAATAGAAAATCTTTCCAAGTGGAATCACTTGCAAGTTGTTTATGAGAGAAAAACTACAACAAATATTTGAAAATAGGAAATTGTTTCATTAACCACTTTTGTTTCCATGTGCAACCGCCAGGGATCTGCGAGATCACAAGCAGGTGGGTAGAGTACTGCCCGTGGCAACGAAATAGCTGTTGTTGGAACTGGTTCCTGAAGAACGTCACTTTTCTCATAAATATTTTATTGCAAAGCCACATTGATTCATGAACTTGTATCAACACATGCAGTATTTAAAGTATCGCTATGAAAAATGATGGGCAGCACTCATACTTCATGGTAGATGTACAGGTCTTACTGTGTACTAACAGAAGTCAACATAAATTTAGTGAGGTCTTTTTAGACACGATGTAATGTCCCCAGATTGCTTTCCTTGGCTAATTTATGAAACATAGTTGTACTGCTAGGGTCCAATCAAATTTAAACATCCAGGTGTGGTGCCACCTTTCCCAAATTCCTGATAGGAACTGCATGACATGcaggttatacagggtgttaccctataaaagtctacccacgccggcatgccgtgctcgtcaattactcaatgcaggcggtacaatatgttgcctacgtataaaactcataaggacatttcatcatggtaaatatcgaagtgattgagcaccgtaacgcaaagttatagcgcaaaacgtgaggttcccgtggtcaaaacagccaagatggcgcctctcagttagcagacgacatctcttttgggtgtcgtctgctgagtatgcgtaggcatttttcgttcctcacgttgcttacttctgagcaaaatacgacagttacacgaaagcgaaatgaaaagtgcagttccatccggctggcaggatatgcaaCACGTTGTCGTTGTGGGaagcagcatgtcaagtgctcttctcaacgccgccatcttgtttgttttgactatgggaattgcacgttttgagttataacttcgtgctgcggcactcaatcactttgaaatttaccaagattaaccGCCGGTTGCACCAATCTCGGCTTAAAACGCCGCTCCCGGGAGACCGGCTTAGCGCTTGAGTTCCCTCAAACCAGGTTCAGCGGGGGGAAGCCCTCAACTTTGCGTTGCACCAAACCTCACGCTCATTTATGCCCGTCACTTTGCCAAACCTAGTTTAGGCTAGGGAATTCTAGGGAATTTGTTCGTCTGCTTCGACGGCCACGTGTTATTGGCTTTTCGAGATCACATGACTATGCAATACACCGACACACCTTGCGACGGGCCCAACACGCTCGTTTGTTtccgtgacagcagacgacagttttctTCGCTGTAATTGAACTTAATTTGCGTTTCTACTTTTGAAACAAGGCGAAATAAAGCTCTTTTCCAGCCGAATTGTGTCGTTTGCATGACTCACTTCATTCTGcaaatgctgtcgtctgctacgctgtcgtctgctttgttaCAGTATCGCGACTGCCGTGTTATCATGTCGTCGAGACCGCGGTGTCCAAATTTCACACCGAGAGAGCAACAGAAACTTCTAGATATTGCAGAAGATTACATAGGTATCATtgaaaacaaacgaacaaatgCGGTGACAgtcaggcagaaaaacgaagcATGGGAAACCATCGCCCGCCGTTTCAATTCGGCACCAGACACAACCTTCCGGGAGCCACGGAAGCTCAAAAAGTGTTACGAAAATCTCAAAAAAAGGAGCAGGAGGCTGATAGCACACAACAGAATTCAAACTATGCTGACAGGCGGGGGAGAAAGGGACTTGCCAACTGGTGAAGGAGGCGAGCAACTGACGACGACCCAAGCAGCTCAGGAGGTAGAGACGGCGGAGAGAGTTGCCGCTCTACTGGCGGAACAGTTTGCACCGAACGAAAATGCGTTCGACTCCGATGCTCCTTTGTACGGTAAGGCTAACTCAAATAGCATTTTCATATCCCACCTGCGAAGCTGTATCAATGAAAAGCTCTCTCTTTAAGAACTACCTTAAGGATATTTGCTAAACCACGTATTACAGCGTAGCGTAAATTTTGcatgaaaaatatatatacatgcTATTTAAAAAAAGGTAGAGCCATCCACGTAGAATATGGTGCCCTCATACTTTCTGTGCATTTTAACAGGTACGCTTGGGAACGCTGACACAGAACGAACCAGTATCGAGCTGGAAGTAATGGCTGCCCCACCATCTGCCACTGGGCCCAGCACATCTTCAGGAACTGTGAGGATCtattatagttttttttttttttttttgcagtgggACGGTGTTAGTGAACTCATATTGTACTTGTGTCTCAAAAAATCCTTGTAGTTACTTCAGTTATAAGATACGTTTCTAAAATGGGATATTGGGATCAAACAGGTATTTGTCGACGACTATCATATCTTTTTCCCACCGACATGTCACATTGCCTGCTTTTGACTTATAGTAACAGGCCCGTTCCATGGCAcgtttttaaacatgttgtaaaAACTGAAATGCTCCCCATACAATGCCTTCATGCTAGGCTCTCCTATCCACTGTAATATCTTTTGCTGATGCCACTATTCCAGGTTGAAGCTTCTACCGTGACACAAAACGAAAGCCATAATGTCATGCCTACAGCAGCATCACGTATGGCGGGGCAACCTGTTAGAGCATCCACCAGCCAGCGTGCCCTGGACACATATGCTGGAGTTGCTGATGCCAGAAAAGCATACTTTGAGGAAAAGCTGAAGATGCTGAAGGAGCAacacgaaatgaaaatgaaggtGCTCCTCTGCGAGGCAGAGCTGACAGAGACACAGCTGGCAAAAGCAAAGCTTGAATTACAGAGACTGCAACAGCATACTCACATTTAGCATATGCTTCCTTTGTTGATGAAATATATATGTTTGCAGTATAATATATAACgcagtaatatatatatatatgtttgcagTACAAAGTGTATGACCCCTGCATTTAACTAAAAGTGACTTGTAAATAAAGcatttttcttgtttgctgtGTCTATCGTAGTCTTCTTCAAAAATGACCTTGGAAAGATGCCCCTCAGAAAAAGATGCATGTCCTGAAGGTGTTGGAAGTCACTGTTGTGCACCAAGAATTCAGACTTCCGGCAGACTTCAGACTTCAAGTTCCGGCATTTTGTCTCACGACGATATACTGGCAGAAGACACCTTTGTAATTTTTCGTTGTCTGCGATAGCATCACAAAGTAAAGGTAAAAATATCACGGAAAAAATCTCAATAGCTGCAAAGAACAACCGGgtgaaaaggaaacaaaaaagaatgTTAATAGAAAAGGAGTTGCCATAATATTTTGTAGATTGATTTATGGTTCTATTTATTACAAGGGGCCGCAACAAATTGATCTGCGCTTCAAACATCTTTGGCGAATATAACGCGTTTCACTCAAGGTAAATGTGTTCACATAAAACGACTTCACAAGTAAATACGAGTCACAGCTATGATATGGAAAAACCCATAGAAAACTACATGTGTGTGTTCTTTACTTCATTCAACATTGAATTGGAGTAGCTGGCTCTCTTAATAAGAGCCACACTCTCCATTTTATTACACCAAGCCAAACCTGGTAGCAGAACCCTCGTACTTTCATTTCAATTAACAGACACTGTTCAACTTCAGAACACCCAAGAAAGAAGTGTGTTCACTGCAGCAGAGACAAGCGCCGCACAACCAAACACAACTTCTGAATTTGTGAGCATATGCGGCACTTGTGCAAGGATGTGTACACTGTGTGCTGCCCTTATACTATACTAAACTATTGCTTCAGGATGAAACTTCCGCAGAAGCCAGTAGCGTAAATCAAAATGAGAGGTCCACAACACATCCACGCACAGGAGGGCCCTCCAACCGGAGTGCTTTCCACAAGTATGCTGGAGTGGCTGATCCGAGGAAGGCATATTTGGATGCAAAGTTAAAAATATTGAAGGAGCGGCATGAGGCTGAGATGAGACTGCTTTGTATCAAGACAGAAGAAGCTGAAAACCAAGTGAAAAAGATGAATTTAGAGCTGCAAATCGTGCAAGAGAGTGTAAACAACCAGTGAATTATGTTTCTAATAATGCACATCCAACATGTGCTCCATTTATGTGTACGTACATGAAATATGCAAAGCAAGCACAACCCTTTCAATGGGGAAAAATTTGCTGTGCAAATAGTCGTTCTTTACAAACGCTTTGTCCTCATCACTCTAAAAAAAGCCTTGGATGAGCTGTTGTCGCGTTCTGCTTCCGGTCGAAGTGTCCAATCCCGGGAGAGGTTCCACTTCAGGATGAACAGGACGTGGATCATCATAATCTGCACCTGGCACAGGATCACCAGTTGCAGAGACAATGTTATGTAACACTGCCATAGCAACAATAGCCTCAAGTGCTGTACTAAGCTTGATGCGAAGCCCGTACCTGAGAGCAGGGAAGCGCCGCTTCCAAACACCAAACATTCTCTCTACAGTGTTACGGGTGCGTATATGGGATGCGTTATATCTTCGTTCGGATGTTGTACGCGCTGCTCGAAGGGGTGTCATCAGGTATGGCCGACAGGCGTATCCGCCGTCACCAAGCAGAAGTGACTGGCCATATGTGCCCCGTTCGAACTCCCCTTGCAGCAAAGAATTATTGAAAATCGTACTGTCATGGACACTCCCCGGCCATCTGGCAACAATATTTG contains:
- the LOC135398872 gene encoding uncharacterized protein LOC135398872, with the translated sequence MLTGGGERDLPTGEGGEQLTTTQAAQEVETAERVAALLAEQFAPNENAFDSDAPLYGTLGNADTERTSIELEVMAAPPSATGPSTSSGTVEASTVTQNESHNVMPTAASRMAGQPVRASTSQRALDTYAGVADARKAYFEEKLKMLKEQHEMKMKVLLCEAELTETQLAKAKLELQRLQQHTHI